The DNA region GCGCAGGGCCCAAACCAGTATATTAAATTGTGTGTAAGTCATGATATTGAATGGCGTGTTTTCTGAAATTTATGCTTGTAGAGGTGTTTCCAGGTTTTGGCCCACTTTGATAGCGGCCATAACAATACCCCTGGCTACCTCTGCTTTGCTTTTAAGCGGGTATGCCTGGAACAGGAAATCGCGGTTTATGATGGTGATCTTGTTGGTATCGTAGCCAAACGCAGCGCCTCCGTCCTTTACAGAATTGAGTACTATCAAATCGAGATTTTTACTGTAGAGTTTTTTGAGGGCGTTTTGTTCTTCGTCGTTAGTTTCAAGAGCGAAGCCGACTGATACCTGATCATTACGCTTGATCTTACCGAACTCAAAGGCGATGTCGACATTTTTAACCATTTGCAGGCTAAACTCCTGGGCCGACTTTTTCATTTTTTGAGCATGTACTTGTGCCGGCTTGTAATCGGCTACGGCAGCAGCGAAAATTGTGATTTGAGCTGCAGGGAAATATTGTTGACAGGCCGCATACATTTCGTCAGCCGAGTTAACATAGATAACTCTGAGGCTGCTGTGAGATAAACTGATGTTTACCGGCCCCGAAACTAAAATCACCTCAAAGCCCTGATTTAAAAAAGCCCCGGCAATGGCATAACCCATTTTGCCCGACGAATGGTTGCTGATGAAACGTACCGGATCAATAGCCTCACGGGTAGGGCCGGCGGTGATTAGTACTATAGGTTTGCTGGTGCTTGTCATTTTTGTTTATTGGTATTGTACTTGTTTTTTTAAAGCATAGGCTTGTGCGATTCCCCTCTCATTCCTCCACGCCCCCTCTCAAGAGGGGATTTTTATATAGTGGATTACTTTTGCCCCTTTACCTCAGGCCACTTCTCGTCAGCCGTTTTAATGAGGTTTGCCTGGTCTTTGGTCCACAGTTCTTTCACCTTATCGTTGTAGTTGAAATAAAGCTTGTCGTTCAGTACTGTCCAGGTATCAGTTTGGGTTGGGGCCTTGTGACCCTGTGAGGTGCCATAAGCGCAGTAGCCGCCGTACTGTGGGGCATACTTTTCAGGGTCGGCTTTAAACGCTTCGAGGTTTTCATTGCCGGAGAAAAACCAGGTAGCTTCTTTCCATTTATATTGAAATTTCTCTGAGCCTTTTACCGGTTTCGATTCTTTGAAAAACGCAACCGGGTCATAACCTTTAATAGCCTTGCCACCCGGGGCAAATATTTCTGATTGCTGGGCATAGGCCTGAACTGCGGTAACAAATGCGAGTGCCGCGATAATTAATAAACGTTTCATTTTTATGGTTTTAGATTGGTCTTATAATGGATTATTGAAGGCAGATCAATGAACGATCTTAGCCCAGTTGGCGTCGGCTTTGGCTTTCAGGTTAGTCTCGTCCTTGTTCCATGATTTTTTTGTATTATTAAAAAACTTGTTATAAAACACATACAGCTTGCCATCAACAAGCTTGAAGGTTCCCGGATCTATCTCCACCTTTTGGCCGGTAGCGCCCATGGCGTAAGCACACCAGCCGCCGTATTGTGGCTCATACTTGGCGGGATTAGCTTTAAAAAGGGCCCTGTCCTGAGTGGAAGCGAAGTAATAAGTAACGCCATCGTTTGCAAGGGAGATTTCTTTTTTGCCCTCTACGGCTTTTTGCTGGGTGAAGTAGGCAACTGGGTCATAGCCTTCGAGAGCCAGGCCGGTTTTATCTAAATTGAAGTGCTTTTTACGAACGTTTGTCTGGCTTTGTGCCGAAGCTATGCTTACAGTAAATACAGTAGCTAACAATAAATTGAATAATTTTTTCATGATTGTGTTAAACTTGATGTTTGATTTTTCCTCCTTTGTCGGGGCGGGCCATCAAACCTTACAGTGAATCAGAAAAATATTTAAACGGGGGAGCGAAGGGATTTATAAGGGAAGTGAAATAGGTTTAATTTTTGTTTATCGGTCGTTTTTTGCTGACCTGGGCTGATGTTAATTCTGAAGTTTATCTATTTTGCTTTGAATAAGGACGTTATCAGCAGGCGTTTTTATCAGCGTTAGTGCTTTCTCAAAGTTTAGTTTTGCCTGTTCATTGTCAATGCCGGTGTATAATTCGCCAAGCAGGGTATAGTAAAACTGGTTTCCGGTGAGTTTCAATTTTTCAGCCTCAATAATGGCTTCTTCGGGGCTGTTGGCTTTGGCAAGCGCAAAGGTGC from Mucilaginibacter sp. SJ includes:
- a CDS encoding phosphopantothenoylcysteine decarboxylase, whose product is MTSTSKPIVLITAGPTREAIDPVRFISNHSSGKMGYAIAGAFLNQGFEVILVSGPVNISLSHSSLRVIYVNSADEMYAACQQYFPAAQITIFAAAVADYKPAQVHAQKMKKSAQEFSLQMVKNVDIAFEFGKIKRNDQVSVGFALETNDEEQNALKKLYSKNLDLIVLNSVKDGGAAFGYDTNKITIINRDFLFQAYPLKSKAEVARGIVMAAIKVGQNLETPLQA
- a CDS encoding YHS domain-containing (seleno)protein: MKRLLIIAALAFVTAVQAYAQQSEIFAPGGKAIKGYDPVAFFKESKPVKGSEKFQYKWKEATWFFSGNENLEAFKADPEKYAPQYGGYCAYGTSQGHKAPTQTDTWTVLNDKLYFNYNDKVKELWTKDQANLIKTADEKWPEVKGQK
- a CDS encoding YHS domain-containing (seleno)protein, producing MKKLFNLLLATVFTVSIASAQSQTNVRKKHFNLDKTGLALEGYDPVAYFTQQKAVEGKKEISLANDGVTYYFASTQDRALFKANPAKYEPQYGGWCAYAMGATGQKVEIDPGTFKLVDGKLYVFYNKFFNNTKKSWNKDETNLKAKADANWAKIVH